In one window of Pseudomonas chlororaphis subsp. chlororaphis DNA:
- a CDS encoding ABC transporter permease subunit has translation MKRFGFSSLMLVLGLVFIYLPMLILVIYSFNASKLVTVWGGWSVKWYVGLLDNQQLMGSVVRSLEIACYTAIAAVALGTLAAFVLTRVTRFKGRTLFGGLVTAPLVMPEVITGLSLLLLFVAMAQLIGWPQERGIVTIWIAHTTFCAAYVAVVVSARLRELDLSIEEAAMDLGARPWKVFFLITIPMIAPSLAAGGMMSFALSLDDLVLASFVSGPGSTTLPMEVFSAVRLGVKPEINAVASLILLAVSLVTFLVWYFGRRAEAARKRAIQEAMDYTANEAWQPAAASKPAAPAPATA, from the coding sequence ATGAAACGTTTCGGATTTTCCAGCCTGATGCTGGTGCTCGGCCTGGTGTTCATTTACCTGCCGATGCTGATCCTGGTGATCTACTCGTTCAACGCCTCCAAGCTGGTGACGGTCTGGGGCGGCTGGTCGGTGAAGTGGTACGTCGGCCTGCTGGATAACCAGCAGTTGATGGGCTCGGTGGTGCGCTCCCTGGAGATCGCCTGCTACACCGCGATCGCCGCGGTGGCCCTGGGCACCCTGGCGGCCTTCGTGCTGACCCGGGTCACCCGCTTCAAGGGCCGCACCCTGTTCGGCGGCCTGGTCACCGCGCCGCTGGTGATGCCGGAGGTGATCACCGGCCTGTCGCTGCTGCTGTTGTTCGTGGCCATGGCCCAGTTGATCGGCTGGCCGCAGGAGCGTGGCATCGTCACCATCTGGATCGCCCACACCACATTCTGCGCCGCCTATGTGGCCGTGGTAGTCTCCGCGCGCTTGCGTGAGCTGGACCTGTCCATCGAAGAGGCGGCCATGGACCTGGGGGCGCGGCCGTGGAAGGTGTTCTTCCTGATCACCATCCCGATGATCGCCCCGTCGCTGGCGGCCGGCGGCATGATGTCCTTCGCCCTGTCCCTGGACGATCTGGTGCTGGCGAGCTTCGTCTCCGGCCCGGGTTCCACCACCTTGCCGATGGAAGTGTTCTCGGCGGTGCGCCTCGGGGTGAAACCGGAGATCAACGCGGTGGCCAGCCTGATCTTGCTGGCGGTGTCGCTGGTGACCTTCCTGGTCTGGTACTTCGGCCGGCGCGCCGAAGCGGCCCGCAAGCGGGCGATCCAGGAAGCCATGGACTACACCGCCAACGAAGCCTGGCAGCCAGCGGCCGCCAGCAAACCTGCTGCACCAGCGCCTGCGACGGCCTAG
- a CDS encoding polyamine ABC transporter substrate-binding protein has product MLGRTLFAKTMLTLSLMGTMVTGAQASDKELRVYNWSDYIAPDTLKKFEAETGIHVIYDVFDSNETLEARLLTGKSGYDIVVPSNSFMAKQIKAGVYQELDKSRLPNWKNLNPVLLQNVAASDPDNAHAFPYMWGSIGIGYNPDKVKAVLGSDAPTNSWDLLFKPENAEKLKACGISFLDSPTEMLPAALHYLGYPVTSKDKAQILEAEALFMKIRPSVTYFHSSKYISDLANGNICVAVGYSGDVLQARSRAEEAGNKEKVAFSIPKEGAGSFYDMMAMPKDAANVDNAYLFMNFLMRPDIIAEVTNSLGYSNANAAATPLVDEAIRNDPASYPPQAVLATLYAVPDQPIAIQRVMNRGWTRIKLGK; this is encoded by the coding sequence ATGCTTGGCAGGACACTGTTCGCCAAAACCATGCTGACCCTGTCCTTGATGGGCACGATGGTGACCGGCGCTCAAGCCAGCGACAAGGAGCTGCGTGTCTACAACTGGTCGGACTATATCGCCCCGGACACCCTGAAGAAGTTCGAGGCCGAGACCGGCATCCATGTCATCTACGATGTCTTCGACAGCAACGAAACCCTGGAAGCGCGCCTGCTCACCGGCAAGTCCGGCTATGACATCGTGGTCCCGTCCAACAGCTTTATGGCCAAGCAGATCAAGGCCGGGGTCTACCAGGAACTGGACAAGTCGCGACTGCCGAACTGGAAGAACCTCAACCCGGTGCTGCTGCAGAACGTCGCCGCCAGCGACCCGGACAACGCTCACGCCTTCCCGTACATGTGGGGCTCGATCGGCATCGGCTACAACCCGGACAAGGTCAAGGCGGTGCTCGGTAGCGACGCGCCGACCAACTCCTGGGACCTGCTGTTCAAGCCGGAGAACGCCGAGAAGCTCAAGGCTTGCGGAATCAGCTTCCTCGACTCGCCGACGGAAATGCTCCCCGCCGCCCTGCACTACCTGGGCTACCCGGTGACCAGCAAGGACAAGGCGCAGATCCTCGAGGCCGAGGCGCTGTTCATGAAGATCCGTCCTTCGGTGACCTACTTCCATTCCTCCAAGTACATCTCCGACCTGGCCAACGGCAATATCTGCGTGGCCGTGGGTTACTCCGGCGACGTGCTGCAGGCCCGCTCGCGCGCCGAAGAGGCCGGCAACAAGGAAAAGGTCGCCTTCAGCATTCCCAAGGAAGGCGCCGGCAGCTTCTACGACATGATGGCCATGCCCAAGGACGCGGCCAACGTCGACAACGCCTACCTGTTCATGAACTTCCTGATGCGCCCGGACATCATCGCCGAGGTCACCAACAGCCTCGGCTACAGCAACGCCAACGCCGCCGCCACGCCGCTGGTGGACGAAGCCATCCGCAACGACCCGGCCTCGTACCCGCCGCAGGCCGTGCTCGCCACCCTGTACGCGGTACCCGACCAGCCGATCGCCATCCAGCGCGTGATGAACCGCGGCTGGACGCGGATCAAGCTCGGCAAATGA
- a CDS encoding ABC transporter permease subunit, which translates to MPSGRKLVIGIPFLWLFLFFMLPFFLVMKISFSEAALAIPPYSEIYSFAEQKFQLLLNVGNYALLVGDELYISAYLGSLKVALLSTLMCLVIGFPMAYAITKASKETQNVLLLLIMMPTWTAILIRVYAWMGILSNNGLLNGFLMWSGLTSEPIEILNTNTAVYIGVVYAYLPFMVLPLYANLVKHDQSLLEAASDLGSSNFNNFWKITVPLAKNGIIAGCMLVFIPVVGEFVIPELLGGPETLMIGRVLWQEFFNNRDWPVASALAVVMLAILIIPILLFNRSQAKEMEGRA; encoded by the coding sequence CTGCCCAGCGGTCGCAAGCTGGTGATCGGCATTCCATTCCTCTGGCTGTTCCTGTTCTTCATGCTGCCGTTTTTCCTGGTGATGAAGATCAGCTTCTCGGAAGCGGCCCTGGCCATTCCGCCCTACTCGGAGATCTACAGCTTCGCCGAACAGAAATTCCAGCTGCTGCTCAACGTCGGCAACTACGCGCTGCTGGTGGGTGACGAGCTGTACATCTCAGCCTACCTCGGCTCGCTGAAAGTCGCCCTGCTCAGCACCCTGATGTGTCTGGTAATCGGCTTCCCCATGGCCTACGCGATCACCAAGGCCAGCAAGGAAACCCAGAACGTCTTGCTGCTGCTGATCATGATGCCGACCTGGACCGCGATCCTGATCCGCGTCTATGCCTGGATGGGCATCCTCAGCAACAACGGTTTGCTCAACGGTTTCCTGATGTGGAGCGGCCTGACCTCGGAACCGATCGAGATCCTCAACACCAACACCGCGGTCTATATCGGCGTGGTCTACGCCTACCTGCCGTTCATGGTGCTGCCGCTGTACGCCAACCTGGTCAAGCACGACCAAAGCCTGCTGGAGGCCGCGTCGGACCTGGGTTCGAGCAACTTCAACAACTTCTGGAAAATCACCGTGCCCCTGGCCAAGAACGGCATCATTGCCGGTTGCATGCTGGTGTTCATTCCGGTGGTCGGCGAGTTCGTGATTCCCGAGCTGCTGGGCGGCCCGGAGACCCTGATGATCGGCCGCGTGCTGTGGCAGGAGTTCTTCAACAACCGCGACTGGCCGGTGGCCTCCGCCCTGGCGGTGGTGATGCTGGCGATCCTGATTATTCCGATCCTGCTGTTCAACCGCAGCCAGGCCAAAGAGATGGAGGGACGGGCATGA